From a region of the Oryzias melastigma strain HK-1 linkage group LG4, ASM292280v2, whole genome shotgun sequence genome:
- the lepr gene encoding leptin receptor isoform X3 → MLAVLIHIFLMPHAAQCLKPGDGAAILSGALGLPWHDELCCDSPSASLSGDRGVTNRPTTNGTMSSLPHHPRCKFRRLKPEFLPQKPSDGICLDILCRINENWENVTCYLQLLDEPSGKLDAGGTTFSFQQLTDKDATEVNSNPVVCEAEESFTCSLPLHPEASYVATVTVNVSSVMAPPVFLIIPARPVKPSPPVNVTHYQTIEPELIVQWESPPHFNATQLRYEVRYSTKNDFAWQVVSVTGEPRLSLDLQPDQEYTVQVRCSSLDEPPLWSEWSAPYKFYLYIVTYIPEKMVAQAGKNVTVYCVFNNRSMNASEAVWKLNFHQPLPSSMYHPVSERVSKITMRASESRMYDLLTCTPEAAIPYSQISIEGASLDIRCEINGDMDTMECSWNSTQWLSFNLQHKWTHMSCNSMKQKEEAGENVGKIKEACFSIKPRTCTFHPLHVGCYKLWLELGSDSGSVRSKPIYLSSKGNVKPYSPSNVKALTLKSGVLSVRWEPPSLPADGLQYELQYHILSTVKEDWKILGTKQPPPMTVEVPEMCRVYVVQVRCKHIGENSYWSEWSDIIYSTPNNSRAPEQGPDFWRIRQDDHHKNKSNVTLLFEHFPVTWNSYCVDGFIVQHLASNGSVVRKHINLGPSYSFEWNQEPQTVTVEAYNSLGNSTHNMKMTLEKTPRRKSLHSVHALVLNSTHASLSWSLLDDSVVPLFMVVQWSESSGLSGLKWVRLPYSNQAVYINGNFSHSEDYGFHLYPVFADMEGEPMYIIAAKKNPAAYMIMMSISFLCIVLLFTLVLTQNQIKKNLVWKHVPNPKKCSWAKGLDFRKMDTFDLFQPAEGLQTCPLLPSDNIISKVIIVEKTETKAFMESQLMSLSCDPVTSTSSCFAPAFDRSRLDTSAPSSQSPDKPNQADPEASDIVDSSASTSVRYAKLLLPYLKQEKQSGNINDGSNSSDEGNFSANNSEMSESSPTGLWELESCHSAETDDQRRSCSYASEGELSEMSEHESVTEQRQEQPLCYLQIGYPAEDEESEEEEQREEEEEEKRKEETANLNGKDFFVPLICDLSSQYMPQYRTAAYRSQLLHQTEELQL, encoded by the exons ATGTTAGCAGTCCTGATACACATATTCCTGATGCCCCATG CTGCTCAGTGTTTGAAGCCGGGCGATGGAGCCGCCATTCTTTCAGGAGCTTTGGGTCTCCCCTGGCACGATGAACTGTGCTGTGACTCACCTTCTGCTTCCCTCAGTGGGGACAGAGGCGTCACAAATAGACCAACAACAAATGGAACTATGTCAAGCCTCCCACACCACCCCAGGTGTAAATTCAGGAGGTTGAAACCAGAATTCCTGCCTCAAAAGCCCTCCGACG GCATCTGTCTGGACATTTTGTGTCGTATCAATGAAAACTGGGAAAACGTCACTTGTTACCTTCAGTTGCTTGATGAGCCTTCTGGAAAACTGGACGCTGGTGGAACGACGTTCAGCTTCCAGCAGCT GACTGATAAAGACGCCACGGAGGTGAATAGTAATCCTGTTGTTTGTGAAGCAGAGGAGTCCTTTACATGCTCACTCCCTCTCCACCCTGAAGCCAGCTATGTCGCCACGGTTACCGTCAACGTCTCCAGTGTTATGGCTCCACCAGTTTTCCTCATCATTCCAGCCAGACCTg tgaAACCAAGTCCTCCAGTCAACGTCACCCACTATCAGACCATAGAACCAGAGCTGATTGTCCAGTGGGAAAGTCCACCACACTTTAATGCAACTCAACTGAGATACGAGGTTCGGTATTCTACTAAAAATGACTTCGCCTGGCAG GTGGTTTCGGTCACCGGAGAGCCTCGGCTGTCTCTGGATCTGCAGCCCGACCAGGAGTACACAGTCCAGGTTCGCTGCTCCAGCCTGGACGAGCCTCCTCTGTGGAGTGAATGGAGTGCACCTTACAAGTTTTACCTGTACA TCGTGACGTACATCCCTGAAAAGATGGTGGCGCAAGCGGGGAAGAACGTGACGGTGTATTGTGTGTTCAACAATCGCAGCATGAACGCCAGCGAGGCCGTCTGGAAGCTCAACTTCCATCAACCTCTTCCCAGCAGCATGTACCACCCAGTCAGCGAAAGG gtCAGCAAGATCACGATGCGTGCTTCAGAGAGTCGCATGTATGATCTGTTGACGTGCACACCGGAGGCAGCCATCCCATACAGCCAGATCTCCATAGAAG GGGCTTCCCTTGATATAAGATGTGAAATCAACGGCGATATGGACACTATGGAGTGTAGCTGGAACAGCACACAATGGTTATCCTTCAATCTTCAACACAA GTGGACCCACATGTCCTGTAATAGTATGAAGCAGAAGGAGGAAGCTGGTGAAAACGTGGGGAAAATCAAAGAAGCTTGTTTCTCCATCAAGCCTCGAACCTGCACCTTTCATCCGCTGCATGTCGGCTGCTACAAACTGTGGCTGGAATTGGGATCTGATTCAGGTTCCGTCCGCTCCAAACCCATCTACCTGTCGTCTAAAGGAAATG taaaACCTTACTCACCCAGTAATGTGAAGGCATTGACCCTGAAGAGTGGGGTCCTCAGCGTCAGATGGGAGCCTCCGTCTCTGCCGGCTGATGGGCTCCAGTATGAGCTGCAGTACCACATACTGTCCACTGTGAAAGAGGACTGGAAG ATCCTGGGGACCAAACAGCCTCCCCCCATGACAGTAGAGGTACCAGAGATGTGCCGTGTGTACGTCGTTCAGGTGCGCTGCAAGCACATCGGAGAAAACAGCTACTGGAGCGAATGGAGTGACATCATCTACTCCACACCCAACAACAGCAGAG CTCCAGAACAGGGTCCTGATTTCTGGAGAATCCGTCAAGATGATCATCACAAAAACAAGTCCAACGTCACTCTGCTTTTTGAG CACTTCCCAGTTACATGGAACTCCTACTGCGTGGATGGCTTCATTGTCCAGCATCTGGCCTCAAATGGATCAGTGGTGAGGAAACACATCAACCTGGGCCCATCCTACAGCTTTGAGTGGAACCAGGAGCCTCAGACTGTTACTGTGGAAGCCTACAACAGTCTAGGAAACTCCACCCACAACATGAAGATGACGCTGGAGAAAACGCCAAGAC GTAAATCTTTGCATTCCGTCCATGCACTGGTGTTGAATAGCACCCATGCGTCTCTGTCCTGGAGCCTGTTGGATGACAGCGTCGTGCCTCTGTTCATGGTGGTCCAGTGGTCAGAGTCATCTGGGCTGAGTGGACTTAAGTGGGTCAGACTGCCCTACAGCAATCAAGCTGTATATATTAATG GAAACTTTTCTCACTCTGAAGACTACGGCTTCCACTTGTACCCTGTGTTTGCTGACATGGAGGGGGAGCCGATGTACATAATAG ctgctaaaaaaaaccctgcagccTACATGATCATGATGTCCATCTCCTTTCTCTGCATCGTCCTGCTCTTCACCCTAGTCCTCACACAAAACCA aataaaaaaaaatctggtttggaAACATGTTCCCAACCCAAAGAAATGCTCATGGGCCAAAGGACTAGACTTCCGAAAG aTGGACACCTTTGACCTTTTCCAACCTGCAGAAGGTCTGCAGACGTGTCCCCTGCTCCCCTCCGACAACATCATCTCCAAAGTGATCATTGTGGAGAAAACAGAGACAAAAGCGTTTATGGAGTCCCAGCTAatgtctctgagttgtgaccCCGTCACTTCTACATCTTCCTGCTTTGCTCCTGCGTTTGACAGATCTCGTTTGGACACTTCAGCTCCTTCAAGCCAAAGTCCAGACAAACCAAATCAGGCGGATCCTGAAGCATCAGACATTGTTGATAGCTCCGCCTCGACCTCAGTGAGATACGCCAAATTGCTGCTCCCTTATCTGAAGCAGGAAAAGCAGTCAGGGAACATCAACGATGGCAGCAACTCCAGCGATGAAGGCAACTTTTCTGCAAACAACTCAGAAATGTCAGAATCTTCTCCCACTGGCCTTTGGGAGCTGGAAAGCTGTCACAGTGCAGAGACGGATGACCAGAGGCGCTCCTGCTCCTACGCCTCAGAAGGGGAACTTTCGGAGATGTCCGAGCACGAGAGCGTCACGGAGCAGAGGCAGGAACAGCCCCTTTGCTACCTACAAATAGGTTATCCAGCAGAAGACGAGGAGAGTGAAGAAGAAGagcaaagagaggaggaggaggaggagaaacgaAAAGAGGAGACCGCTAATCTGAACGGAAAAGACTTTTTTGTGCCGTTGATCTGTGACTTGTCCTCGCAGTACATGCCTCAGTACAGAACTGCTGCTTACAGGAGCCAGCTGCTACATCAAACAGAAGAGCTCCAGCTATAA
- the lepr gene encoding leptin receptor isoform X2, translated as MFRGVMLAVLIHIFLMPHAAQCLKPGDGAAILSGALGLPWHDELCCDSPSASLSGDRGVTNRPTTNGTMSSLPHHPRCKFRRLKPEFLPQKPSDGICLDILCRINENWENVTCYLQLLDEPSGKLDAGGTTFSFQQLTDKDATEVNSNPVVCEAEESFTCSLPLHPEASYVATVTVNVSSVMAPPVFLIIPARPVKPSPPVNVTHYQTIEPELIVQWESPPHFNATQLRYEVRYSTKNDFAWQVVSVTGEPRLSLDLQPDQEYTVQVRCSSLDEPPLWSEWSAPYKFYLYIVTYIPEKMVAQAGKNVTVYCVFNNRSMNASEAVWKLNFHQPLPSSMYHPVSERVSKITMRASESRMYDLLTCTPEAAIPYSQISIEGASLDIRCEINGDMDTMECSWNSTQWLSFNLQHKWTHMSCNSMKQKEEAGENVGKIKEACFSIKPRTCTFHPLHVGCYKLWLELGSDSGSVRSKPIYLSSKGNVKPYSPSNVKALTLKSGVLSVRWEPPSLPADGLQYELQYHILSTVKEDWKILGTKQPPPMTVEVPEMCRVYVVQVRCKHIGENSYWSEWSDIIYSTPNNSRAPEQGPDFWRIRQDDHHKNKSNVTLLFEHFPVTWNSYCVDGFIVQHLASNGSVVRKHINLGPSYSFEWNQEPQTVTVEAYNSLGNSTHNMKMTLEKTPRRKSLHSVHALVLNSTHASLSWSLLDDSVVPLFMVVQWSESSGLSGLKWVRLPYSNQAVYINGNFSHSEDYGFHLYPVFADMEGEPMYIIAAKKNPAAYMIMMSISFLCIVLLFTLVLTQNQIKKNLVWKHVPNPKKCSWAKGLDFRKMDTFDLFQPAEGLQTCPLLPSDNIISKVIIVEKTETKAFMESQLMSLSCDPVTSTSSCFAPAFDRSRLDTSAPSSQSPDKPNQADPEASDIVDSSASTSVRYAKLLLPYLKQEKQSGNINDGSNSSDEGNFSANNSEMSESSPTGLWELESCHSAETDDQRRSCSYASEGELSEMSEHESVTEQRQEQPLCYLQIGYPAEDEESEEEEQREEEEEEKRKEETANLNGKDFFVPLICDLSSQYMPQYRTAAYRSQLLHQTEELQL; from the exons AT GTTTCGTGGAGTCATGTTAGCAGTCCTGATACACATATTCCTGATGCCCCATG CTGCTCAGTGTTTGAAGCCGGGCGATGGAGCCGCCATTCTTTCAGGAGCTTTGGGTCTCCCCTGGCACGATGAACTGTGCTGTGACTCACCTTCTGCTTCCCTCAGTGGGGACAGAGGCGTCACAAATAGACCAACAACAAATGGAACTATGTCAAGCCTCCCACACCACCCCAGGTGTAAATTCAGGAGGTTGAAACCAGAATTCCTGCCTCAAAAGCCCTCCGACG GCATCTGTCTGGACATTTTGTGTCGTATCAATGAAAACTGGGAAAACGTCACTTGTTACCTTCAGTTGCTTGATGAGCCTTCTGGAAAACTGGACGCTGGTGGAACGACGTTCAGCTTCCAGCAGCT GACTGATAAAGACGCCACGGAGGTGAATAGTAATCCTGTTGTTTGTGAAGCAGAGGAGTCCTTTACATGCTCACTCCCTCTCCACCCTGAAGCCAGCTATGTCGCCACGGTTACCGTCAACGTCTCCAGTGTTATGGCTCCACCAGTTTTCCTCATCATTCCAGCCAGACCTg tgaAACCAAGTCCTCCAGTCAACGTCACCCACTATCAGACCATAGAACCAGAGCTGATTGTCCAGTGGGAAAGTCCACCACACTTTAATGCAACTCAACTGAGATACGAGGTTCGGTATTCTACTAAAAATGACTTCGCCTGGCAG GTGGTTTCGGTCACCGGAGAGCCTCGGCTGTCTCTGGATCTGCAGCCCGACCAGGAGTACACAGTCCAGGTTCGCTGCTCCAGCCTGGACGAGCCTCCTCTGTGGAGTGAATGGAGTGCACCTTACAAGTTTTACCTGTACA TCGTGACGTACATCCCTGAAAAGATGGTGGCGCAAGCGGGGAAGAACGTGACGGTGTATTGTGTGTTCAACAATCGCAGCATGAACGCCAGCGAGGCCGTCTGGAAGCTCAACTTCCATCAACCTCTTCCCAGCAGCATGTACCACCCAGTCAGCGAAAGG gtCAGCAAGATCACGATGCGTGCTTCAGAGAGTCGCATGTATGATCTGTTGACGTGCACACCGGAGGCAGCCATCCCATACAGCCAGATCTCCATAGAAG GGGCTTCCCTTGATATAAGATGTGAAATCAACGGCGATATGGACACTATGGAGTGTAGCTGGAACAGCACACAATGGTTATCCTTCAATCTTCAACACAA GTGGACCCACATGTCCTGTAATAGTATGAAGCAGAAGGAGGAAGCTGGTGAAAACGTGGGGAAAATCAAAGAAGCTTGTTTCTCCATCAAGCCTCGAACCTGCACCTTTCATCCGCTGCATGTCGGCTGCTACAAACTGTGGCTGGAATTGGGATCTGATTCAGGTTCCGTCCGCTCCAAACCCATCTACCTGTCGTCTAAAGGAAATG taaaACCTTACTCACCCAGTAATGTGAAGGCATTGACCCTGAAGAGTGGGGTCCTCAGCGTCAGATGGGAGCCTCCGTCTCTGCCGGCTGATGGGCTCCAGTATGAGCTGCAGTACCACATACTGTCCACTGTGAAAGAGGACTGGAAG ATCCTGGGGACCAAACAGCCTCCCCCCATGACAGTAGAGGTACCAGAGATGTGCCGTGTGTACGTCGTTCAGGTGCGCTGCAAGCACATCGGAGAAAACAGCTACTGGAGCGAATGGAGTGACATCATCTACTCCACACCCAACAACAGCAGAG CTCCAGAACAGGGTCCTGATTTCTGGAGAATCCGTCAAGATGATCATCACAAAAACAAGTCCAACGTCACTCTGCTTTTTGAG CACTTCCCAGTTACATGGAACTCCTACTGCGTGGATGGCTTCATTGTCCAGCATCTGGCCTCAAATGGATCAGTGGTGAGGAAACACATCAACCTGGGCCCATCCTACAGCTTTGAGTGGAACCAGGAGCCTCAGACTGTTACTGTGGAAGCCTACAACAGTCTAGGAAACTCCACCCACAACATGAAGATGACGCTGGAGAAAACGCCAAGAC GTAAATCTTTGCATTCCGTCCATGCACTGGTGTTGAATAGCACCCATGCGTCTCTGTCCTGGAGCCTGTTGGATGACAGCGTCGTGCCTCTGTTCATGGTGGTCCAGTGGTCAGAGTCATCTGGGCTGAGTGGACTTAAGTGGGTCAGACTGCCCTACAGCAATCAAGCTGTATATATTAATG GAAACTTTTCTCACTCTGAAGACTACGGCTTCCACTTGTACCCTGTGTTTGCTGACATGGAGGGGGAGCCGATGTACATAATAG ctgctaaaaaaaaccctgcagccTACATGATCATGATGTCCATCTCCTTTCTCTGCATCGTCCTGCTCTTCACCCTAGTCCTCACACAAAACCA aataaaaaaaaatctggtttggaAACATGTTCCCAACCCAAAGAAATGCTCATGGGCCAAAGGACTAGACTTCCGAAAG aTGGACACCTTTGACCTTTTCCAACCTGCAGAAGGTCTGCAGACGTGTCCCCTGCTCCCCTCCGACAACATCATCTCCAAAGTGATCATTGTGGAGAAAACAGAGACAAAAGCGTTTATGGAGTCCCAGCTAatgtctctgagttgtgaccCCGTCACTTCTACATCTTCCTGCTTTGCTCCTGCGTTTGACAGATCTCGTTTGGACACTTCAGCTCCTTCAAGCCAAAGTCCAGACAAACCAAATCAGGCGGATCCTGAAGCATCAGACATTGTTGATAGCTCCGCCTCGACCTCAGTGAGATACGCCAAATTGCTGCTCCCTTATCTGAAGCAGGAAAAGCAGTCAGGGAACATCAACGATGGCAGCAACTCCAGCGATGAAGGCAACTTTTCTGCAAACAACTCAGAAATGTCAGAATCTTCTCCCACTGGCCTTTGGGAGCTGGAAAGCTGTCACAGTGCAGAGACGGATGACCAGAGGCGCTCCTGCTCCTACGCCTCAGAAGGGGAACTTTCGGAGATGTCCGAGCACGAGAGCGTCACGGAGCAGAGGCAGGAACAGCCCCTTTGCTACCTACAAATAGGTTATCCAGCAGAAGACGAGGAGAGTGAAGAAGAAGagcaaagagaggaggaggaggaggagaaacgaAAAGAGGAGACCGCTAATCTGAACGGAAAAGACTTTTTTGTGCCGTTGATCTGTGACTTGTCCTCGCAGTACATGCCTCAGTACAGAACTGCTGCTTACAGGAGCCAGCTGCTACATCAAACAGAAGAGCTCCAGCTATAA
- the lepr gene encoding leptin receptor isoform X1 has protein sequence MWRINHSSTSVLFKRSQIGFRGVMLAVLIHIFLMPHAAQCLKPGDGAAILSGALGLPWHDELCCDSPSASLSGDRGVTNRPTTNGTMSSLPHHPRCKFRRLKPEFLPQKPSDGICLDILCRINENWENVTCYLQLLDEPSGKLDAGGTTFSFQQLTDKDATEVNSNPVVCEAEESFTCSLPLHPEASYVATVTVNVSSVMAPPVFLIIPARPVKPSPPVNVTHYQTIEPELIVQWESPPHFNATQLRYEVRYSTKNDFAWQVVSVTGEPRLSLDLQPDQEYTVQVRCSSLDEPPLWSEWSAPYKFYLYIVTYIPEKMVAQAGKNVTVYCVFNNRSMNASEAVWKLNFHQPLPSSMYHPVSERVSKITMRASESRMYDLLTCTPEAAIPYSQISIEGASLDIRCEINGDMDTMECSWNSTQWLSFNLQHKWTHMSCNSMKQKEEAGENVGKIKEACFSIKPRTCTFHPLHVGCYKLWLELGSDSGSVRSKPIYLSSKGNVKPYSPSNVKALTLKSGVLSVRWEPPSLPADGLQYELQYHILSTVKEDWKILGTKQPPPMTVEVPEMCRVYVVQVRCKHIGENSYWSEWSDIIYSTPNNSRAPEQGPDFWRIRQDDHHKNKSNVTLLFEHFPVTWNSYCVDGFIVQHLASNGSVVRKHINLGPSYSFEWNQEPQTVTVEAYNSLGNSTHNMKMTLEKTPRRKSLHSVHALVLNSTHASLSWSLLDDSVVPLFMVVQWSESSGLSGLKWVRLPYSNQAVYINGNFSHSEDYGFHLYPVFADMEGEPMYIIAAKKNPAAYMIMMSISFLCIVLLFTLVLTQNQIKKNLVWKHVPNPKKCSWAKGLDFRKMDTFDLFQPAEGLQTCPLLPSDNIISKVIIVEKTETKAFMESQLMSLSCDPVTSTSSCFAPAFDRSRLDTSAPSSQSPDKPNQADPEASDIVDSSASTSVRYAKLLLPYLKQEKQSGNINDGSNSSDEGNFSANNSEMSESSPTGLWELESCHSAETDDQRRSCSYASEGELSEMSEHESVTEQRQEQPLCYLQIGYPAEDEESEEEEQREEEEEEKRKEETANLNGKDFFVPLICDLSSQYMPQYRTAAYRSQLLHQTEELQL, from the exons ATGTGGAGGATCAATCACTCCTCCACATCTGTCCTCTTCAAACGCTCTCAGATCGG GTTTCGTGGAGTCATGTTAGCAGTCCTGATACACATATTCCTGATGCCCCATG CTGCTCAGTGTTTGAAGCCGGGCGATGGAGCCGCCATTCTTTCAGGAGCTTTGGGTCTCCCCTGGCACGATGAACTGTGCTGTGACTCACCTTCTGCTTCCCTCAGTGGGGACAGAGGCGTCACAAATAGACCAACAACAAATGGAACTATGTCAAGCCTCCCACACCACCCCAGGTGTAAATTCAGGAGGTTGAAACCAGAATTCCTGCCTCAAAAGCCCTCCGACG GCATCTGTCTGGACATTTTGTGTCGTATCAATGAAAACTGGGAAAACGTCACTTGTTACCTTCAGTTGCTTGATGAGCCTTCTGGAAAACTGGACGCTGGTGGAACGACGTTCAGCTTCCAGCAGCT GACTGATAAAGACGCCACGGAGGTGAATAGTAATCCTGTTGTTTGTGAAGCAGAGGAGTCCTTTACATGCTCACTCCCTCTCCACCCTGAAGCCAGCTATGTCGCCACGGTTACCGTCAACGTCTCCAGTGTTATGGCTCCACCAGTTTTCCTCATCATTCCAGCCAGACCTg tgaAACCAAGTCCTCCAGTCAACGTCACCCACTATCAGACCATAGAACCAGAGCTGATTGTCCAGTGGGAAAGTCCACCACACTTTAATGCAACTCAACTGAGATACGAGGTTCGGTATTCTACTAAAAATGACTTCGCCTGGCAG GTGGTTTCGGTCACCGGAGAGCCTCGGCTGTCTCTGGATCTGCAGCCCGACCAGGAGTACACAGTCCAGGTTCGCTGCTCCAGCCTGGACGAGCCTCCTCTGTGGAGTGAATGGAGTGCACCTTACAAGTTTTACCTGTACA TCGTGACGTACATCCCTGAAAAGATGGTGGCGCAAGCGGGGAAGAACGTGACGGTGTATTGTGTGTTCAACAATCGCAGCATGAACGCCAGCGAGGCCGTCTGGAAGCTCAACTTCCATCAACCTCTTCCCAGCAGCATGTACCACCCAGTCAGCGAAAGG gtCAGCAAGATCACGATGCGTGCTTCAGAGAGTCGCATGTATGATCTGTTGACGTGCACACCGGAGGCAGCCATCCCATACAGCCAGATCTCCATAGAAG GGGCTTCCCTTGATATAAGATGTGAAATCAACGGCGATATGGACACTATGGAGTGTAGCTGGAACAGCACACAATGGTTATCCTTCAATCTTCAACACAA GTGGACCCACATGTCCTGTAATAGTATGAAGCAGAAGGAGGAAGCTGGTGAAAACGTGGGGAAAATCAAAGAAGCTTGTTTCTCCATCAAGCCTCGAACCTGCACCTTTCATCCGCTGCATGTCGGCTGCTACAAACTGTGGCTGGAATTGGGATCTGATTCAGGTTCCGTCCGCTCCAAACCCATCTACCTGTCGTCTAAAGGAAATG taaaACCTTACTCACCCAGTAATGTGAAGGCATTGACCCTGAAGAGTGGGGTCCTCAGCGTCAGATGGGAGCCTCCGTCTCTGCCGGCTGATGGGCTCCAGTATGAGCTGCAGTACCACATACTGTCCACTGTGAAAGAGGACTGGAAG ATCCTGGGGACCAAACAGCCTCCCCCCATGACAGTAGAGGTACCAGAGATGTGCCGTGTGTACGTCGTTCAGGTGCGCTGCAAGCACATCGGAGAAAACAGCTACTGGAGCGAATGGAGTGACATCATCTACTCCACACCCAACAACAGCAGAG CTCCAGAACAGGGTCCTGATTTCTGGAGAATCCGTCAAGATGATCATCACAAAAACAAGTCCAACGTCACTCTGCTTTTTGAG CACTTCCCAGTTACATGGAACTCCTACTGCGTGGATGGCTTCATTGTCCAGCATCTGGCCTCAAATGGATCAGTGGTGAGGAAACACATCAACCTGGGCCCATCCTACAGCTTTGAGTGGAACCAGGAGCCTCAGACTGTTACTGTGGAAGCCTACAACAGTCTAGGAAACTCCACCCACAACATGAAGATGACGCTGGAGAAAACGCCAAGAC GTAAATCTTTGCATTCCGTCCATGCACTGGTGTTGAATAGCACCCATGCGTCTCTGTCCTGGAGCCTGTTGGATGACAGCGTCGTGCCTCTGTTCATGGTGGTCCAGTGGTCAGAGTCATCTGGGCTGAGTGGACTTAAGTGGGTCAGACTGCCCTACAGCAATCAAGCTGTATATATTAATG GAAACTTTTCTCACTCTGAAGACTACGGCTTCCACTTGTACCCTGTGTTTGCTGACATGGAGGGGGAGCCGATGTACATAATAG ctgctaaaaaaaaccctgcagccTACATGATCATGATGTCCATCTCCTTTCTCTGCATCGTCCTGCTCTTCACCCTAGTCCTCACACAAAACCA aataaaaaaaaatctggtttggaAACATGTTCCCAACCCAAAGAAATGCTCATGGGCCAAAGGACTAGACTTCCGAAAG aTGGACACCTTTGACCTTTTCCAACCTGCAGAAGGTCTGCAGACGTGTCCCCTGCTCCCCTCCGACAACATCATCTCCAAAGTGATCATTGTGGAGAAAACAGAGACAAAAGCGTTTATGGAGTCCCAGCTAatgtctctgagttgtgaccCCGTCACTTCTACATCTTCCTGCTTTGCTCCTGCGTTTGACAGATCTCGTTTGGACACTTCAGCTCCTTCAAGCCAAAGTCCAGACAAACCAAATCAGGCGGATCCTGAAGCATCAGACATTGTTGATAGCTCCGCCTCGACCTCAGTGAGATACGCCAAATTGCTGCTCCCTTATCTGAAGCAGGAAAAGCAGTCAGGGAACATCAACGATGGCAGCAACTCCAGCGATGAAGGCAACTTTTCTGCAAACAACTCAGAAATGTCAGAATCTTCTCCCACTGGCCTTTGGGAGCTGGAAAGCTGTCACAGTGCAGAGACGGATGACCAGAGGCGCTCCTGCTCCTACGCCTCAGAAGGGGAACTTTCGGAGATGTCCGAGCACGAGAGCGTCACGGAGCAGAGGCAGGAACAGCCCCTTTGCTACCTACAAATAGGTTATCCAGCAGAAGACGAGGAGAGTGAAGAAGAAGagcaaagagaggaggaggaggaggagaaacgaAAAGAGGAGACCGCTAATCTGAACGGAAAAGACTTTTTTGTGCCGTTGATCTGTGACTTGTCCTCGCAGTACATGCCTCAGTACAGAACTGCTGCTTACAGGAGCCAGCTGCTACATCAAACAGAAGAGCTCCAGCTATAA